One part of the Bdellovibrio bacteriovorus genome encodes these proteins:
- a CDS encoding aconitate hydratase, giving the protein MASKIETTPEMVQNVYKKTAERLAVVRNRLNRPLTLAEKILFGHLDDPQNQELVRGESFLLLRPDRVAMQDATAQMALLQFMLAGKDEAAVPSTVHCDHLIQAYKGAGADMTVANATNKEVYDFLATASSRYNIGFWKPGAGIIHQVILENYAFPGGLMIGTDSHTPNAGGLGMCAVGVGGSDASDVMVGLPWEVKNPKLIGVHLKGKLGGWASAKDVILKLCGMLTVKGGTDKVVEYFGEGTSSISCTGKATITNMGAELGATCSVFPYDERMGAYLKSTGRDQLASIADGHKDILSADADVVANPGKYFDEVYEIDLSALEPHLVGPHTPDLARPISALKKEVAEKGYTVKISSALIGSCTNSSYEDIGRAAFVAKQAMEVGVKMTSPFLVSPGSTQIQNTIERDGQMATFNEVGATVLANACGPCIGQWKRDDIKSGEKNTIVTSFNRNFRARNDANPETLAFIASPEIVMALGLAGRLDFNPATDELEGPKGKIKLQAPVAPELPAKGFIADTEGYQKPAGATAQVAVNPSSDRLQLLSPFTKWDGKDFVDQLVLAKAKGKCTTDHISPGGKWLNYRGHLDNISNNMLLGADNAFTGEIGKGKNQLTGETAEFAQVARAYQKAGKGWVIIGDENYGEGSSREHAAMCPRHLGASAVITKSFARIHETNLKKQGVLALTFVNPKDYDKVQEADRVSLVDLKDLAPGKNVKMNIRHADGSAETIELKHTYNAEQLKWFRAGSALNLIRGL; this is encoded by the coding sequence ATGGCTTCGAAAATCGAAACTACACCGGAAATGGTGCAGAACGTATACAAGAAGACAGCTGAAAGATTGGCTGTTGTTCGCAATCGCTTGAACCGCCCTTTGACATTGGCGGAGAAAATTTTGTTCGGTCACTTGGATGATCCACAGAACCAGGAATTGGTTCGTGGCGAAAGCTTCCTGCTTCTAAGACCAGACCGCGTGGCGATGCAAGATGCGACAGCGCAAATGGCTTTGTTGCAATTCATGCTTGCAGGTAAAGACGAAGCGGCTGTTCCTTCCACAGTCCACTGCGATCACTTGATCCAGGCTTACAAAGGTGCGGGCGCAGATATGACTGTTGCCAATGCAACCAACAAAGAAGTTTATGACTTCCTGGCGACAGCTTCTTCCCGTTACAACATCGGCTTCTGGAAACCAGGCGCTGGTATCATTCACCAAGTCATCCTTGAAAACTACGCGTTCCCAGGCGGCTTGATGATCGGTACGGACTCTCACACTCCGAATGCGGGTGGTTTGGGTATGTGTGCTGTGGGTGTTGGTGGTTCTGATGCTTCTGACGTGATGGTGGGTCTGCCTTGGGAAGTTAAAAATCCTAAGCTGATCGGTGTTCACCTGAAAGGCAAACTGGGCGGTTGGGCGTCTGCTAAAGACGTGATCCTGAAACTGTGCGGAATGCTGACTGTAAAAGGTGGTACGGATAAAGTTGTCGAGTACTTCGGTGAAGGCACGTCCTCCATCTCTTGTACTGGTAAAGCAACTATCACCAACATGGGTGCTGAGCTGGGTGCAACCTGCTCTGTATTCCCATACGACGAGCGCATGGGCGCTTACCTGAAATCCACAGGTCGTGATCAATTGGCGTCCATCGCTGACGGTCATAAAGACATCCTGTCTGCGGATGCCGACGTTGTGGCAAACCCAGGCAAATACTTCGACGAAGTTTACGAAATCGACTTGTCTGCTTTGGAACCACACCTGGTGGGTCCTCACACTCCAGACTTGGCTCGTCCTATCTCTGCACTTAAAAAAGAAGTGGCTGAGAAAGGTTACACAGTTAAGATTTCCTCTGCTTTGATCGGCTCCTGCACGAATTCTTCTTACGAAGATATCGGTCGCGCGGCGTTCGTGGCGAAACAAGCTATGGAAGTGGGCGTGAAAATGACGTCTCCGTTTCTGGTTTCCCCGGGCTCCACTCAGATCCAGAACACGATTGAGCGTGACGGCCAGATGGCAACGTTCAATGAAGTGGGCGCGACTGTTCTTGCGAACGCTTGCGGTCCTTGTATCGGTCAGTGGAAACGTGACGACATCAAGTCTGGCGAGAAAAACACGATCGTAACTTCCTTCAACCGTAACTTCCGCGCACGTAACGATGCGAACCCGGAAACTCTGGCGTTCATCGCTTCTCCGGAAATCGTTATGGCGTTGGGTCTGGCAGGTCGTTTGGACTTCAACCCGGCAACTGACGAGCTGGAAGGTCCAAAAGGCAAAATCAAACTTCAGGCGCCAGTGGCTCCAGAATTGCCGGCTAAAGGCTTCATCGCAGACACTGAAGGCTATCAGAAACCAGCAGGTGCAACCGCTCAAGTGGCAGTGAATCCTTCTTCTGATCGTTTGCAGCTTCTTTCTCCGTTCACCAAATGGGATGGCAAAGACTTCGTTGATCAACTGGTTCTTGCGAAAGCAAAAGGCAAGTGCACGACGGATCATATCTCTCCGGGCGGTAAATGGTTGAACTACCGTGGTCACCTGGACAACATCTCCAACAACATGCTGTTGGGTGCGGATAACGCGTTCACAGGTGAAATTGGTAAAGGTAAAAACCAACTGACTGGTGAAACAGCAGAATTCGCTCAGGTGGCACGTGCTTACCAAAAAGCGGGTAAAGGCTGGGTTATCATCGGTGACGAAAACTACGGTGAAGGTTCTTCCCGTGAGCACGCGGCAATGTGCCCAAGACACTTGGGTGCTTCTGCTGTTATCACGAAATCTTTCGCTCGTATCCACGAGACGAATTTGAAAAAACAAGGTGTGCTGGCTTTGACTTTCGTAAATCCAAAAGATTACGACAAAGTTCAGGAAGCAGACCGTGTTTCCCTGGTTGATCTGAAAGATCTGGCTCCAGGCAAAAACGTGAAAATGAACATCAGACACGCTGATGGCTCTGCTGAGACTATCGAGCTGAAACACACTTACAACGCTGAACAGTTGAAATGGTTCCGCGCTGGAAGTGCGTTGAATCTGATCCGCGGTCTGTAA
- the cobB gene encoding Sir2 family NAD+-dependent deacetylase → MDLRLFKNIVILTGAGISAESGIRTFRDQNGLWEDHRIEDVATPEAFARNPALVQRFYNLRRAQLKEPNLAPNPAHQALVELENLWEGNFLLVTQNVDNLHRRAGSKNLLHMHGRLDRVFCLHCDEHFEWLLDLAVEHPCPACGRKGGVRPDIVWFGEMPHHMEEIYAALDKADYFISIGTSGNVYPAAGFVRLAWKARKIEINLKDTEISPAFDEHYVGPASTEVPRFIAEFLQEGT, encoded by the coding sequence ATGGACTTAAGGCTATTTAAGAACATCGTCATCCTCACTGGTGCCGGCATCTCGGCCGAGAGCGGGATTCGCACGTTCCGGGACCAGAACGGTCTTTGGGAAGATCACCGCATCGAGGACGTGGCGACACCCGAAGCTTTTGCGCGCAACCCGGCTTTGGTTCAGCGCTTTTACAATCTGAGAAGAGCTCAACTGAAAGAGCCAAACCTTGCCCCGAACCCTGCCCACCAGGCATTGGTCGAACTGGAAAACCTTTGGGAGGGGAACTTTCTGCTGGTCACCCAGAACGTCGACAACCTTCACCGACGCGCAGGTTCAAAGAATCTGCTGCACATGCACGGGCGCCTGGATCGCGTGTTCTGCCTGCATTGTGATGAGCATTTCGAGTGGCTGCTGGATCTGGCGGTGGAGCACCCCTGCCCGGCTTGCGGCAGAAAAGGCGGCGTTCGCCCCGATATCGTCTGGTTTGGCGAGATGCCCCATCACATGGAGGAAATCTATGCGGCCCTGGACAAGGCGGATTATTTTATCTCGATTGGAACCAGTGGGAATGTTTACCCGGCTGCGGGCTTTGTACGGCTGGCTTGGAAAGCCAGGAAGATAGAAATCAATCTTAAAGACACCGAGATCTCCCCCGCGTTTGACGAGCACTATGTCGGCCCGGCCTCCACGGAGGTTCCTCGATTTATTGCAGAGTTCCTTCAGGAAGGAACCTAG